In Anaerosporomusa subterranea, the genomic window AACCAACTCAACATCAAAGTATTCCTGATCGCCAGTTACGCCAACACTCAGTGCGGAAGCGAAGGCCAGCTTAACATGCGGATTAAAGCCCTCAGAGTAGGCCACCGGCAATTGAGCTCGGCGCAACGCCCGTTCTACAGTGCGGGCGAAGTCAAGATGCGAAATATAGCGGACTTGTTCTCCTTTAGTTATGGCTGCTCTAAGTAACATCAGCGGTTCCCCCAATCGGCGATCTGAACCCCGAGTCCATCACAGACACCACAACCGCCGCAGTCGCCGCGGCGGCAATCCGGGGTTAGCTCGAGCCTCACGCCTTTGTCATACTCTGCTATCAGATATCGTTTATCAACTCCGGCTGAAAGGTGATCCCAGGGCAGGAGCTCGTCCGTCTCCCTGCTGCGGTTAGCGTAAAAATGCGGATCAATGCCAGTTGCTGCAAAAGCCGCCATCCAGATATCAAACCGGAAATGCTCGCTCCAACCGTCAAAGCGGGCGCCATTCTGCCAGGCATGGATAAGCACATCAGCCAGGCGGCGATCGCCTCTGGCAAATACCGCCTCGAGAAAACTCACTTCCGGATCATGCCAGTGTAGGGATATGCTGCGATCACGAATGCTAGACTTTAACAGTGCTTGCTTACGGCGCATTTCACTGATCGAGTCTTGTGCCATCCATTGAAACGGTGTTTGGCATTTGGGGACAAACGAAGACACGCTGACACTGACTTTAGCTCCGCGGCGTCCGGTTGCTTCGCGATACCAGTCAAGAACCCGGTAAGCGAGATCAGCTATGCCGCGCACATCCTCGTCAGTCTCTGTCGGCAAACCAATCATAAAGTATAGCTTTATCGACGACCAACCAGCCTTGAAGGCGGCCGTAACAGCATCGCGCAAGTTCTCCTCGGTAACACCCTTATTAATAACATCGCGCATGCGTTGTGTTCCCGCCTCTGGCGCAAATGTCAATCCGCTTTTTCTTACTGTTTGTACCTGTTGGGCTAAGTCGACAGAAAAGCTGTCAATCCGCAAAGAGGGCAACGAGACACTGACTTTATATTCCCGCAATCCTTCCTGCAGCTCTGTTATCAGTCCGTGCAGGCACGAATAATCTGCCGTGCTCAGCGAGACAAGTGAAATCTCGTCATAACCGCTGTCAGCTACCAGTTGTTTGGCCAAATTCACTAGCGTCTCTGGGCGGCGTTCCCTGACTGGCCGATAAATTGTGCCTGCTTGACAGAACCGACAGCCGCGCGTACAGCCACGAAACAGTTCAAGCATAATCCGATCATGGACAATATCCAGATAGGGCATGACCAATTTCGTCGGGAAAGGCGCCTTGTCCAGATCCTCTACAACCCGTTTAATCACGCAAGGCTTGGCTTCTGGCAGCGTGGGAGTAACGGCGGCAATCGTCTTGTCATCGTGATAGTCGATGTGATAAAACTGCGGTACATAGATGCCCTCAATACTCGCCACTCGCCGCAAAAGGCCAATTCTGCCGTCCGGCTTGCCTTCTCGCTTCCACTGCACCAGACAATCAGTCACGTCATTAATCGTCTCTTCCCCTTCACCCATTACAAAAAAATCAAAGAAGTCAGCAACCGGCTCAGCATTAAAAGCGCAAGGGCCGCCACCAATAACGAAGGGGTGTTCCAGCTGACGGTCCACCGTTTTCAGCGGAATATTGGACAGATCCAACATGTTTAAGATATTGCTAAAACTCATTTCGTATTGCAATGAAAAGCCAATAACATCAAACTCATTGATCGGCCGAAAACTCTCCAGAGCATACAGCGGTATGCCATGAGCCCGCATCTCAGCCTCCATATCAGTCCAAGGCGCGTACACTCTCTCTGCCGCCGCATCGTCGCGTTGATTTATAATGTCATACAAAATCTTTAGCCCCAGATTGCTCATGCCCACCTCATAGACATCTGGCAAAGCCAGCGCATAAGCAATATCCACTGTGCCGGGATCTTTCTTGATACTGTTCCATTCTTGCCCTGTATAGCGTGCCGGCTTGAGTACTCGATTCAGAATATCAGGTGATAAGACAATGTGCATAACGGCCTCCATAGTGTTCAATTACATGTAGTATGTCTAAAAATTACCAGGTGCAATCAGAAATACCTGGCAGTTGTTTGCGCGCAAAGGAAAAAAACATGCGATACACGCATGAATATCATTATTTCGCTATAGTTTTACCAGATTCCTTCTA contains:
- a CDS encoding TIGR03960 family B12-binding radical SAM protein — protein: MHIVLSPDILNRVLKPARYTGQEWNSIKKDPGTVDIAYALALPDVYEVGMSNLGLKILYDIINQRDDAAAERVYAPWTDMEAEMRAHGIPLYALESFRPINEFDVIGFSLQYEMSFSNILNMLDLSNIPLKTVDRQLEHPFVIGGGPCAFNAEPVADFFDFFVMGEGEETINDVTDCLVQWKREGKPDGRIGLLRRVASIEGIYVPQFYHIDYHDDKTIAAVTPTLPEAKPCVIKRVVEDLDKAPFPTKLVMPYLDIVHDRIMLELFRGCTRGCRFCQAGTIYRPVRERRPETLVNLAKQLVADSGYDEISLVSLSTADYSCLHGLITELQEGLREYKVSVSLPSLRIDSFSVDLAQQVQTVRKSGLTFAPEAGTQRMRDVINKGVTEENLRDAVTAAFKAGWSSIKLYFMIGLPTETDEDVRGIADLAYRVLDWYREATGRRGAKVSVSVSSFVPKCQTPFQWMAQDSISEMRRKQALLKSSIRDRSISLHWHDPEVSFLEAVFARGDRRLADVLIHAWQNGARFDGWSEHFRFDIWMAAFAATGIDPHFYANRSRETDELLPWDHLSAGVDKRYLIAEYDKGVRLELTPDCRRGDCGGCGVCDGLGVQIADWGNR